The uncultured Methanobrevibacter sp. genome includes a region encoding these proteins:
- a CDS encoding FRG domain-containing protein, giving the protein MSQSEYIKEIPIGSYDNLVNIIQGKTDLCKDLREKFIFRGLENDIYELAPSALRKGNKLNDFVDEDFKLNLVLPHEKAVEYGFAKKEDEYDGVKDFTVNKYGQLIDGESKDYAESWEEFQCVKELNALMKFLSYADKVGLKVPANQKVRQLLEHNFHNIFNSENGIWPEEDFYELMALAQHYGIPTRVLDWSYDYRVSLYFALKNILDDNYLTSKRPENGVLWAFNYKYFNPCYVLETKSYCTTHYRPEYNSNPNLNAQKGLFTFMIKRVWEDASQPYDEFIEEFLNEYNQSGRKIPKTEKAFYKFIIPEDEKPNILKELYSEGYSEEYLFPGYSGVSQTIKNRIKLTKLIINLRLDKRHTLK; this is encoded by the coding sequence ATGTCTCAAAGTGAATACATTAAAGAAATTCCAATAGGCAGTTATGATAATTTAGTTAATATCATCCAAGGAAAAACAGATTTATGCAAAGATTTACGTGAAAAATTCATATTCCGAGGATTAGAAAACGATATTTATGAACTGGCACCATCTGCATTGAGAAAAGGCAATAAACTCAATGATTTTGTTGATGAAGATTTTAAATTAAATTTAGTACTGCCTCATGAAAAAGCTGTCGAATATGGATTTGCCAAAAAAGAAGATGAATATGATGGTGTGAAAGATTTTACAGTAAATAAATATGGTCAATTAATTGATGGAGAATCCAAAGATTATGCTGAATCTTGGGAAGAATTCCAATGTGTGAAAGAATTGAATGCATTGATGAAATTTTTAAGTTATGCTGATAAAGTAGGTCTAAAAGTACCTGCCAATCAAAAGGTTCGACAATTGCTTGAACATAATTTCCACAACATATTTAATAGTGAAAACGGAATTTGGCCTGAAGAAGATTTTTATGAATTAATGGCTCTAGCCCAACACTATGGCATTCCAACAAGAGTTTTGGATTGGTCATATGATTATAGAGTTTCATTATATTTTGCTTTAAAAAATATACTGGACGATAATTATTTGACAAGTAAAAGACCTGAAAATGGTGTTTTGTGGGCATTTAATTATAAATATTTTAATCCTTGTTATGTGCTTGAAACTAAATCCTATTGCACTACACATTATCGTCCAGAATATAATTCAAATCCTAATTTAAATGCTCAAAAAGGATTATTCACATTTATGATAAAAAGAGTTTGGGAAGATGCAAGTCAACCTTATGATGAGTTCATAGAAGAATTTTTAAATGAATATAATCAAAGCGGAAGAAAAATACCAAAAACTGAAAAAGCATTTTATAAATTTATTATACCTGAAGATGAAAAACCTAATATTTTAAAAGAATTATATTCAGAAGGATACTCAGAAGAATATTTGTTTCCAGGATACTCAGGTGTAAGTCAAACAATTAAAAATAGAATTAAATTAACTAAACTAATTATAAATCTTAGATTAGATAAAAGACATACATTAAAATAA